The Nitrospirota bacterium genome includes a window with the following:
- a CDS encoding tryptophan synthase subunit alpha, which translates to MSIIEKTFNNLKKQGRKAFIPYIMAGDPSLEKTKELIKVLEECGADIIELGVPFTDPLADGPVIQRASERALAKGVTLRDVIRLVKDIRAVTKIPIVLMTYYNPIFAYKEEAFVRDAVSSQIDGIIVPDLPPDEAHDLIRLSRKKGIDIIFMLAPTSTAERVKKVAKLSRGFIYYVSLTGITGARLLVDTALSEAIMAIRRLTEMPICVGFGVASPEEAKVLSDVADGIIVGSAIVRRLDEPEEELKRFLRGLRDATQ; encoded by the coding sequence ATGTCAATCATAGAGAAAACTTTTAATAATCTCAAAAAACAAGGCAGAAAAGCCTTTATCCCATACATCATGGCAGGAGACCCGTCCTTGGAAAAGACAAAGGAGCTAATAAAAGTCCTTGAGGAATGTGGTGCGGACATTATAGAGCTTGGAGTCCCTTTTACCGACCCTCTTGCAGATGGACCTGTTATTCAGAGGGCATCTGAGAGGGCATTGGCAAAGGGTGTAACACTGAGGGATGTAATCAGGCTGGTCAAAGATATAAGGGCAGTCACTAAAATACCTATAGTCTTAATGACATATTATAATCCTATATTTGCTTATAAAGAGGAGGCATTTGTCCGAGATGCAGTCTCCTCTCAGATAGATGGTATAATAGTGCCTGACCTTCCTCCTGATGAGGCGCATGACCTTATAAGGCTTTCACGAAAAAAGGGCATTGACATAATCTTTATGCTTGCGCCAACCTCAACTGCCGAAAGGGTAAAAAAGGTGGCAAAATTATCGAGAGGTTTTATATACTATGTATCGTTGACAGGCATAACAGGAGCGAGGCTTCTCGTTGACACTGCCCTGTCAGAGGCTATAATGGCGATACGCAGGCTTACCGAGATGCCGATATGTGTGGGCTTTGGCGTAGCAAGCCCTGAGGAGGCTAAGGTGCTCTCCGATGTGGCAGATGGTATTATTGTAGGAAGTGCTATTGTGCGGAGGCTCGATGAGCCAGAAGAGGAACTTAAAAGATTTCTCAGGGGACTAAGGGATGCCACCCAATGA
- a CDS encoding type II toxin-antitoxin system VapC family toxin, translating into MPAGYVFDSHALLKLFQKEKGHDRIIRLLRNLSRLGAAKYINAVNMGEIIYTTKRAFGDQKKLEAIANIERLNFTVLPATNDLIYQAAEYKAEYSISYADCFVLASAVRYKAVVVTGDPEFKKVSHFVEIEWV; encoded by the coding sequence ATGCCAGCAGGTTATGTCTTTGACAGCCATGCGCTCCTTAAATTATTCCAGAAGGAGAAAGGGCATGACAGGATAATCCGCCTTCTGAGGAATCTTAGCCGGTTGGGCGCAGCCAAATACATAAATGCGGTTAACATGGGGGAAATCATCTATACAACAAAGAGGGCATTTGGCGACCAGAAGAAACTTGAGGCAATCGCAAATATTGAAAGACTCAACTTCACTGTCCTGCCTGCTACAAATGACCTCATATACCAGGCTGCTGAATACAAGGCTGAGTACAGCATTTCTTATGCTGACTGCTTTGTCCTTGCCTCTGCGGTTCGATATAAGGCGGTTGTAGTCACAGGCGACCCGGAGTTTAAGAAGGTAAGCCATTTTGTGGAGATTGAGTGGGTATAA
- a CDS encoding AbrB/MazE/SpoVT family DNA-binding domain-containing protein: MPKVKTLSKGQVVIPVELRKKYHIEPGSEMQIMEYGGIIYLIPPVEDPIAAACGILPPEPSLSKRLLYERKAEFK, encoded by the coding sequence ATGCCAAAAGTTAAAACTCTATCAAAGGGGCAGGTTGTCATCCCAGTGGAGCTCAGGAAGAAATACCACATAGAGCCGGGGTCGGAAATGCAGATAATGGAATACGGCGGGATAATCTATCTAATTCCTCCTGTGGAAGACCCCATAGCCGCAGCCTGTGGCATTCTGCCTCCGGAGCCCTCCCTTTCGAAAAGGCTGCTCTATGAGCGCAAGGCAGAGTTCAAGTAA
- a CDS encoding type II toxin-antitoxin system PemK/MazF family toxin, translating to MEIKQGDIYWIDFGIPEGSGPGYKHPHVVIQNNVFNVSKINTVVVCAITSNLKRAKSPGNVLLRKGEGGLKRDSVANISQVITVDKSDLVERIGTLPLTRVNQIIAGVRLLIEPKEI from the coding sequence TTGGAAATTAAACAGGGGGATATTTACTGGATTGATTTCGGTATCCCTGAAGGCTCAGGGCCCGGGTATAAGCACCCCCATGTTGTTATACAGAATAATGTCTTCAATGTGAGTAAGATTAACACTGTAGTTGTTTGTGCCATAACATCTAATCTTAAGAGGGCAAAATCCCCGGGCAATGTCTTGCTCCGAAAGGGTGAAGGTGGGCTCAAAAGGGATAGTGTGGCAAACATATCACAGGTCATAACAGTAGATAAATCAGACCTTGTTGAAAGGATTGGGACATTACCGCTAACACGGGTTAATCAGATAATAGCAGGTGTTAGGCTTCTGATAGAGCCAAAAGAGATTTGA
- a CDS encoding CopG family transcriptional regulator, with protein sequence MKTAISLPDKIFREAERVAKEHSYSRSELFTLALKEFLERIKARELLDAINEAYSDIEPLKETDLRQKGKRYYSHRILRKPVGN encoded by the coding sequence ATGAAAACAGCAATATCGCTCCCGGATAAAATATTCAGAGAGGCTGAAAGGGTAGCTAAAGAACATAGTTATTCAAGGAGCGAATTATTTACCCTTGCACTTAAAGAATTTTTGGAAAGGATAAAGGCAAGAGAGTTGTTAGATGCCATAAACGAGGCATACTCGGATATAGAACCTCTGAAGGAAACCGATCTAAGGCAGAAGGGTAAAAGATATTACAGCCATAGAATTTTAAGGAAGCCCGTTGGAAATTAA
- the trpB gene encoding tryptophan synthase subunit beta, giving the protein MKKGYFGQYGGQFVPETLMPALKELEGAYLHSKKDRAFQKELKELQSTYIGRPTPLYLAKRLSEYLSGAKVYLKREDLAHTGAHKINNALGQGLLAKGMGKKRVIAETGAGQHGVATATGAALMGLECTIYMGTEDMHRQALNVFRMRLLGANVVEVPIGSKTLKDAINEALRDWTTNVRTTHYVMGTVFGPHPFPAMVRDFQSVIGKEAKKQILKAEGRLPDVLIACVGGGSNSIGLFNEFLKDNVRMIGVEAGGKGIPTGEHASRFAGGSIGVFQGTKSYLLQNKDGNVLGTHSVSAGLDYASVGPEHAYLHDTGRVTYTYATDDEALNAFELLSKLEGIIPALESAHALAETVKFAPTLPKDNIIIVNLSGRGDKDVEHVARIKGILKT; this is encoded by the coding sequence ATGAAAAAAGGTTATTTCGGTCAATATGGAGGGCAGTTTGTTCCAGAGACCCTCATGCCTGCCCTTAAAGAGCTTGAGGGTGCATATCTACACTCAAAAAAAGACAGGGCATTTCAGAAAGAGCTAAAGGAGCTTCAAAGCACATACATAGGTAGACCAACTCCTTTATATCTTGCAAAAAGGCTTTCAGAGTATCTTTCCGGAGCAAAGGTATATCTAAAAAGAGAAGACCTTGCACACACAGGCGCTCATAAGATAAACAATGCCCTCGGACAGGGGCTTTTAGCCAAAGGAATGGGCAAAAAAAGGGTCATTGCAGAAACAGGTGCGGGTCAGCATGGAGTTGCCACTGCAACAGGTGCGGCACTCATGGGACTTGAATGCACAATCTATATGGGCACAGAGGATATGCATAGGCAAGCACTTAATGTCTTTAGAATGAGGCTTTTAGGTGCAAATGTAGTTGAAGTTCCAATAGGCTCAAAAACCCTCAAGGATGCCATTAATGAGGCATTAAGGGATTGGACTACAAATGTAAGGACAACACATTATGTCATGGGAACTGTGTTTGGTCCTCATCCATTTCCAGCAATGGTAAGGGACTTTCAGTCAGTCATAGGAAAGGAGGCTAAAAAACAGATTCTAAAAGCCGAGGGAAGGCTTCCAGATGTCCTCATTGCATGTGTTGGTGGTGGAAGTAATTCCATCGGGTTATTCAATGAGTTTCTTAAAGATAATGTAAGGATGATTGGTGTTGAGGCAGGTGGAAAGGGTATCCCTACTGGTGAGCATGCCTCAAGATTCGCAGGCGGTTCTATAGGTGTTTTTCAGGGCACAAAAAGCTATCTCCTACAAAATAAAGATGGAAATGTTTTGGGGACACACTCTGTCTCGGCAGGACTTGATTATGCATCGGTTGGTCCTGAGCATGCATATCTTCATGACACAGGAAGGGTTACTTACACATATGCCACCGACGATGAGGCACTTAATGCCTTTGAATTGCTTTCAAAATTAGAGGGCATAATCCCTGCCCTTGAATCAGCACATGCCCTCGCAGAGACTGTCAAGTTTGCACCTACACTCCCAAAGGACAATATTATAATAGTGAACCTCTCTGGTAGAGGGGATAAGGATGTTGAGCATGTGGCAAGGATTAAGGGAATATTAAAAACCTAA
- a CDS encoding DUF2283 domain-containing protein, protein MAATTAIKEIFEALPHIKKVGAKHLWFDFDEEADVLYISLERPQRATDTDILENGVFLRLRGKKVVGVTITGISKKFRK, encoded by the coding sequence ATGGCAGCAACCACAGCAATAAAGGAGATATTTGAGGCATTGCCTCATATCAAAAAAGTAGGTGCAAAACACCTGTGGTTTGATTTCGATGAAGAAGCTGATGTCCTGTATATTAGTTTAGAGCGTCCTCAAAGGGCAACTGATACGGATATATTAGAAAATGGTGTATTTCTGAGACTCAGAGGCAAAAAGGTAGTTGGGGTAACAATAACAGGCATTAGTAAAAAATTCAGAAAATGA